From the Gymnogyps californianus isolate 813 chromosome 2, ASM1813914v2, whole genome shotgun sequence genome, one window contains:
- the RRS1 gene encoding ribosome biogenesis regulatory protein homolog, whose amino-acid sequence MAAVRVEEVLAAAEEQEAEKRRSVTVEKELELEFDLGNLLALDRNPPAAAGLRGAGPRREALLRALARDNTQLLVARLWELPAERAGGAGGPLVARLPEPAFRLPREKPPPRPRPPTRWEQFARLKGIRRRKRTSLVWDEQAKEWRRRWGYRRAGGDPARAWLAEVPEGADPEEDQFARLRREKRERVARNELNRLRNLARAHRAGTAGPAAPLHPTGHQSREELGHVARVARVSTASLGRFQPRLPKEPAEPPSRSGGRKRHFEPLLGNLAAERSRQLELLRDMGSKKPVLDITRAVNKQLRQEEAEAAAAKGKKQSQRGKRGRRQQRPGRSGKKSGARRQQQQRPAGSSTSSGRRKKA is encoded by the coding sequence ATGGCGGCCGTGCGGGTGGAGGAGGTGCTGGCAGCCGCCGAGGAGCAGGAGGCGGAGAAGCGGCGGAGCGTCACGGTGGAGAAGGAGCTGGAACTGGAGTTCGACCTGGGCAACCTGCTGGCGCTGGACCGCaacccgccggcggcggcggggctgcgcggggccGGCCCGCGGCGGGAGGCGCTGCTGCGGGCGCTGGCCCGCGACAACACGCAGCTGCTGGTGGCCCGGCTCTGGGAGCTGCCGGCCGAGCgcgccggcggggccggggggccgcTGGTGGCGCGGCTGCCCGAGCCGGCCTTCCGCCTGCCGCGGGAGAAGCCGCCGCCGCGACCGCGGCCGCCGACGCGCTGGGAGCAGTTCGCCCGGCTGAAGGGCATCCGCCGGCGCAAGCGGACCTCGCTGGTGTGGGACGAGCAGGCCAAGGAGtggcggcggcgctggggctaccggcgggcgggcggcgacCCGGCCCGCGCCTGGCTGGCGGAGGTGCCGGAGGGCGCCGACCCGGAGGAGGACCAGTTCGCCAGGCTGCGGCGGGAGAAGCGGGAGCGGGTGGCGCGCAACGAGCTCAACCGCCTGCGCAACCTGGCCCGCGCCCACCGGGCCGGGaccgccggccccgccgcgcccctcCACCCCACCGGCCACCAGAGCCGGGAGGAGCTGGGCCACGTTGCCCGCGTCGCCCGTGTCTCCACCGCCTCGCTCGGCCGCTTCCAGCCCCGGCTGCCCAAGGAGCCGGCGGAGCCGCCGTCCCGCAGCGGCGGCAGGAAGCGCCACTTCGAGCCGCTGCTGGGCAACCTGGCGGCCGAGCGCAGCcggcagctggagctgctgcggGACATGGGCAGCAAGAAGCCGGTCCTCGACATCACCCGTGCTGTCAACAAGCAGCTGCGCCAGGAGGAAGCCGAGGCGGCCGCCGCCAAGGGCAAGAAGCAGTCGCAGCGGGGGAAGCGTggccggcggcagcagcggccTGGCCGCAGCGGCAAGAAGAGTGGAgcccggcggcagcagcagcagcggcctgcgggcagcagcaccagcagtggCAGGAGAAAGAAGGCGTGA